The following proteins come from a genomic window of Rutidosis leptorrhynchoides isolate AG116_Rl617_1_P2 chromosome 10, CSIRO_AGI_Rlap_v1, whole genome shotgun sequence:
- the LOC139870422 gene encoding uncharacterized protein, producing the protein MDRIDRTKWMYDIGRTSTDYLKRLEEFITIAETDQLNKGSTVIICPCKKCMNGKSFKDSTDIRNHLIINGFMRGYTCWSYHGESLTDHNPGSSDSNQLNEEDSYISDNDNFEAMFEDIEDNVDKKYHEKFEQLKVDSEKPLYNGCTKFSKLSAVIKLLNLKANNGWSDISFTSLLELLHKMLPEDNELPVSTYYAKKLMCPMGLKIQRIHACPNDCMLYRNENENLHENLHECKVCSTSRFKHGKPTNEDSDENGPPAKVLWYFPIIPRLKRLFVNAKTAKLLHWHAEERKKDGKIRHVTDSVQWRTIDNEFEDFGNEIRNIRLGLSSDGMNPSKDLSSGHSMWPVLLCIYSLPSWLCMKRKHIMLSLLIQGPKQPGNDIDVYLEPLIDDLKLLWDTGVQVYDSYKKEYFQLRAMLFCTINDFPAYGNLSGYTTKGKKACPVCEKNTHSIWLKNCRKPAFMGHRRELAVNHPYRSKKDLFDGTVEKSVLPPRSDGKTIFKMVKKLKVMLGKIGNGPPKGMWKKIHILGITVLEAFARPTLSRCYAYREKCL; encoded by the coding sequence atggatCGGATTGATCGGACTAAATGGATGTACGACATAGGACGGACTAGCACCGACTATCTGAAACGGCTTGAAGAATTTATAACCATTGCGGAGACTGATCAATTAAATAAAGGAAGCACTGTAATCATTTGTCCTTGTAAAAAATGTATGAATGGGAAGTCCTTCAAGGATTCTACCGATATCAGAAATCATCTTATAATAAATGGATTTATGAGAGGGTACACGTGTTGGTCTTATCACGGTGAATCATTAACCGATCATAACCCAGGCTCTTCAGATTCCAATCAATTAAACGAAGAAGATTCATACATTAGCGATAACGATAATTTTGAGGCCATGTTTGAGGATATTGAGGATAATGTTGACAAAAAGTATCATGAGAAATTTGAACAACTTAAAGTTGACTCTGAAAAACCGTTATACAACGGTTGTACAAAATTTTCAAAACTTTCTGCCGTGATAAAACTGTTAAATCTAAAAGCAAACAATGGTTGGAGTGACATAAGTTTCACTAGCTTGTTAGAGTTGTTGCATAAAATGCTCCCCGAAGATAATGAGTTGCCGGTTTCAACATACTATGCCAAGAAATTGATGTGCCCGATGGGATTGAAAATACAAAGAATACATGCATGTCCAAATGATTGTATGCTATACAGGAATGAAAATGAAAACCTTCATGAAAACCTTCATGAGTGTAAGGTATGTAGTACATCTAGGTTTAAACATGGAAAACCAACTAACGAAGACAGTGACGAAAATGGACCTCCTGCAAAAGTATTATGGTATTTCCCTATCATACCACGATTGAAGAGGTTATTTGTGAATGCCAAAACTGCAAAATTATTACATTGGCATGCAGAAGAGCGTAAAAAGGATGGAAAAATAAGACATGTGACCGATTCAGTTCAATGGAGAACTATTGATAACGAATTTGAAGACTTTGGGAATGAGATACGAAATATTAGGTTGGGACTTAGTTCAGATGGAATGAATCCTTCCAAAGATTTGAGTAGCGGTCATAGCATGTGGCCTGTTTTGTTATGCATTTACAGCCTTCCATCTTGGCTATGTATGAAACGAAAACACATAATGCTATCCCTTTTAATTCAAGGCCCAAAACAACCTGGAAACGACATTGATGTTTATTTGGAACCGTTGATTGATGACTTAAAGTTACTATGGGATACCGGTGTACAAGTCTATGATTCATACAAGAAAGAGTACTTCCAACTACGGGCAATGCTTTTTTGCACCATTAACGATTTTCCAGCGTATGGTAATTTGTCTGGATATACTACGAAAGGGAAAAAGGCATGTCCTGTTTGTGAGAAAAATACTCACTCGATATGGTTGAAAAATTGTAGGAAACCAGCATTTATGGGACATAGAAGAGAGCTTGCTGTGAATCACCCTTATCGCTCCAAAAAAGACTTATTTGATGGTACTGTAGAGAAAAGCGTTCTACCGCCACGATCGGATGGAAAAACTATTTTCAAAATGGTTAAGAAGCTAAAAGTTATGTTGGGAAAAATCGGTAATGGTCCGCCGAAAGGGATGTGGAAAAAAATCCATATTTTAGGAATTACCGTATTGGAAGCATTTGCGCGTCCGACATTGTCTAGATGTTATGCATATCGAGAAAAATGTTTGTGA